From the Thermococcus sp. 18S1 genome, one window contains:
- a CDS encoding ABC transporter permease has translation MGFRRYLARKTFVYAITFLFAVTLNWLLPRLMPGNPIEAMIDSTLNLSPGEREILIKFYEELYGLNEPLWQQFVNFWVRLFHGDLGYSLLYKAPVWDLIKHALPYDIVLLLPAIALSWIVGNWLGAIAGKNKRYDRYMMPLFYFLASMPYFWFAMLLVYFIGVRAGWLPYQGAYDPSLLPSFSWEFIKSFISHWILPFLSLFIVMIGSWAIGMRNMIIYELEADYVRYLESLGASEKLMTKHAYRNAILPQVTGLALQLGLMVAGAIATEIVFNYPGIGILLMNAALSQDYFLLQGAFLMVVISVLAANFIIDIVYAFIDPRVRTSYTEG, from the coding sequence ATGGGGTTCAGGAGGTATCTCGCCAGAAAAACCTTCGTTTACGCGATAACTTTCCTGTTTGCGGTAACCCTTAACTGGCTTCTGCCCAGGCTCATGCCGGGCAACCCTATAGAGGCTATGATAGACTCTACCCTCAACCTCTCACCCGGGGAGAGGGAGATTCTGATTAAATTTTATGAGGAACTTTACGGGCTTAACGAGCCCCTCTGGCAGCAGTTTGTTAACTTCTGGGTAAGACTCTTCCACGGTGATTTGGGGTACAGCCTTCTCTATAAGGCCCCCGTATGGGATTTAATCAAGCACGCCCTTCCGTATGATATCGTTCTCCTGTTGCCGGCCATAGCACTCAGCTGGATTGTGGGCAACTGGCTGGGTGCGATAGCGGGTAAGAATAAGAGGTACGACCGCTACATGATGCCTCTATTTTATTTCCTCGCCAGTATGCCCTACTTCTGGTTTGCCATGCTCCTCGTTTACTTCATAGGAGTCAGGGCAGGCTGGCTTCCCTATCAGGGTGCCTACGACCCTTCTCTGCTTCCCAGCTTCTCGTGGGAGTTCATAAAGAGTTTCATCTCCCACTGGATACTTCCCTTCCTTAGCCTGTTCATAGTTATGATAGGAAGCTGGGCTATAGGGATGCGCAACATGATAATCTACGAACTTGAGGCGGACTACGTTCGCTACCTGGAGTCCCTTGGGGCCAGTGAAAAGCTAATGACCAAGCATGCGTACAGAAACGCCATTCTCCCCCAAGTTACAGGACTGGCACTTCAGCTCGGTCTGATGGTTGCGGGAGCGATAGCTACCGAGATAGTATTCAACTATCCGGGGATAGGAATACTCCTGATGAACGCTGCGCTGAGTCAGGATTACTTCCTTCTCCAGGGGGCGTTCCTCATGGTCGTTATCTCGGTTCTGGCTGCGAACTTCATCATAGACATAGTCTACGCCTTCATTGACCCACGCGTCAGAACGAGCTACACGGAGGGTTAA
- a CDS encoding ABC transporter permease, whose product MGKKDRLYKFKLAMKNNKFRFGFGILVFFVIFAIIGPLFTVFSSDGLYYETIPGTNITVATYSTKTLPPMSREVLTTYTGRQVEVLHILGTDKLGKDLYALLVYGLRTSLWVAVLAAAIGTALGITIGFIAGYKGGLTDELLMMFVNIMLVIPSIVLLILVAAYLEARSPEVQAVIIGLTGWPWVARAVRSQTLSLKNREFVNLARIVGLSDLRIIFEEIMPNMISYIFMVGILQFSGAILASATLDFIGLGPTTAVSLGTILQKAIAHNALQFGWWWWFIPPGLIITLIITALFFINLGMEEVFNPRLRRE is encoded by the coding sequence ATGGGCAAAAAGGACAGACTCTACAAGTTCAAACTCGCCATGAAGAACAACAAGTTCCGATTCGGCTTTGGGATACTCGTATTCTTCGTGATATTTGCTATAATCGGCCCTCTGTTCACTGTGTTCTCAAGCGATGGGCTATACTACGAGACCATACCCGGGACGAACATCACGGTGGCGACCTACTCCACCAAGACCCTTCCGCCGATGAGCAGGGAGGTTCTCACAACGTACACCGGCAGGCAGGTGGAGGTTCTCCACATCCTTGGAACGGACAAGCTCGGAAAGGACCTCTATGCTCTCCTCGTCTACGGTCTGAGGACCAGCCTCTGGGTGGCGGTGCTGGCGGCGGCGATTGGGACCGCACTTGGAATCACCATAGGCTTCATCGCGGGCTACAAGGGCGGACTGACCGACGAACTGCTCATGATGTTCGTCAACATAATGCTGGTTATCCCATCGATAGTGCTGCTCATACTGGTCGCGGCATATCTTGAAGCCAGAAGCCCCGAGGTTCAGGCGGTTATCATAGGCCTAACCGGCTGGCCCTGGGTGGCCAGAGCCGTTCGCTCCCAGACCCTCTCGCTGAAGAACCGCGAGTTCGTGAACCTGGCGAGGATAGTTGGCCTCAGCGACCTCAGGATAATCTTCGAGGAGATAATGCCCAACATGATTTCCTACATCTTCATGGTCGGAATCCTGCAGTTCAGCGGCGCGATACTTGCCTCGGCGACGCTCGACTTCATAGGCCTCGGTCCAACGACGGCTGTATCGCTGGGAACGATACTCCAGAAGGCGATAGCCCACAACGCCCTCCAGTTCGGCTGGTGGTGGTGGTTCATTCCGCCAGGGCTGATAATCACCCTCATCATCACGGCGTTGTTCTTCATCAACCTGGGTATGGAAGAGGTGTTCAATCCAAGGCTGAGGAGGGAATGA
- a CDS encoding ABC transporter ATP-binding protein, translating into MLTVENLKIYYATPVGHVKAVDGVSFDVKEGEVFGIAGESGCGKSTLVHSLILRKPPMVHMGGKALFKGRDLMRLSEEEARRIRYTELSIIPQYAMNALNPTKKIRDIVWDLAREHGHTDREEVEKLLRERLAMVKLSPNVANMYPVELSGGMRQRATMVVSTLLNPDLLIADEVTSALDVTTQRVVIELLHHFMEEGIVKSIIFVTHDLAILDKIADRIMVMYAGKVVEIGPTEEIINNPVHPYTRLLLNSLPRMGVQYRRQKLSGIPGYPISLLNPPKGCRFYTRCPYALEKCPSEEPPLLSVGREHYVACHVAGGEGQ; encoded by the coding sequence ATGCTCACCGTTGAGAACCTTAAAATTTACTACGCAACCCCCGTCGGCCACGTAAAGGCCGTTGACGGCGTCAGCTTTGATGTCAAGGAGGGGGAGGTCTTCGGCATAGCCGGCGAGAGTGGCTGTGGAAAATCAACCCTCGTGCACTCCCTCATCCTCAGGAAGCCGCCGATGGTTCACATGGGTGGAAAGGCGCTCTTCAAGGGCAGGGACCTGATGAGGCTGAGCGAGGAAGAGGCAAGGAGAATACGCTACACCGAGCTGTCAATCATCCCACAGTACGCGATGAACGCCCTGAACCCGACCAAGAAAATCAGGGACATAGTCTGGGATCTGGCAAGGGAACACGGCCACACGGACAGAGAAGAGGTCGAGAAGCTCCTCCGCGAGAGGCTGGCTATGGTGAAGCTCAGTCCCAATGTGGCGAACATGTACCCCGTCGAGCTGAGCGGTGGAATGCGCCAGCGCGCCACCATGGTCGTCTCAACGCTTCTCAACCCTGACCTGCTCATAGCGGACGAGGTAACCTCAGCCCTTGACGTCACGACCCAGCGCGTCGTCATTGAGCTACTCCACCACTTCATGGAGGAGGGCATAGTCAAGTCGATAATCTTCGTCACCCACGACCTGGCGATACTCGACAAGATAGCCGACAGGATAATGGTGATGTACGCGGGTAAGGTCGTCGAAATCGGACCCACGGAGGAGATAATCAACAACCCGGTTCATCCATACACCCGGCTTCTCCTCAACTCCCTTCCCAGAATGGGAGTGCAGTACAGGAGGCAGAAGCTGAGCGGTATTCCGGGATATCCGATAAGCCTGCTCAACCCTCCGAAGGGCTGCCGCTTCTACACCCGCTGTCCCTACGCCCTCGAGAAGTGCCCCAGTGAGGAACCGCCGCTCCTGAGCGTTGGAAGGGAACACTACGTTGCCTGTCACGTCGCCGGGGGTGAGGGCCAATGA
- a CDS encoding ABC transporter ATP-binding protein, whose translation MSLLKVERLTKIFRSGLVGSFEIRAVDDVSFEIKPGEIVSLVGESGSGKTTVGKLILRLIKPTSGRILFEGRDITELSKKQLRREYYKDVQAVFQDPFASFNPLHEVDRAFDLVFRSFFPDVGRDERDEMINSALTQVGLNPSEVRGKFPHQLSGGQLQRILIARALLVKPKLLIADEAVSMLDASTRIDILNLLGDFRDRYGTSVLFVTHDLALGYYISDSTIIMYRGTIVEMGDTERVFHNPLHPYTQMLLESVPDLNVKWEFRGIEPEKEERGIYEIAGCRYAPRCPKAKDVCFKVRPELREVEKNHWVACHLYGGG comes from the coding sequence ATGAGTCTCCTCAAGGTCGAGAGGCTGACTAAGATATTCCGCTCCGGCCTCGTTGGCAGCTTTGAAATTCGAGCCGTTGACGACGTCAGCTTCGAGATTAAGCCCGGGGAGATAGTTTCCCTCGTCGGTGAGAGCGGGAGCGGAAAGACCACCGTCGGAAAGCTCATCCTCAGGCTGATAAAGCCAACCTCGGGAAGGATACTCTTCGAGGGTCGTGACATAACCGAGCTGAGCAAGAAGCAGCTGAGGAGGGAGTACTACAAGGACGTCCAGGCGGTGTTCCAGGACCCCTTTGCGAGCTTCAATCCCCTCCATGAGGTTGACAGGGCCTTTGACCTGGTCTTTCGGTCGTTCTTCCCGGACGTTGGTCGGGACGAGCGTGATGAGATGATAAACAGTGCGCTGACTCAAGTCGGCCTGAATCCGAGCGAGGTACGCGGCAAGTTCCCGCACCAGCTCAGCGGCGGGCAACTGCAGCGCATACTCATAGCGAGGGCCCTCCTCGTGAAGCCGAAGCTCCTAATAGCCGACGAGGCGGTTTCAATGCTTGACGCCTCAACGAGGATTGACATCCTCAACCTCCTCGGCGACTTCAGGGACAGGTACGGGACTTCAGTTCTCTTCGTTACGCATGACCTGGCGCTCGGCTACTACATCAGTGACTCGACGATAATCATGTACCGCGGAACCATCGTCGAGATGGGGGACACGGAGAGGGTGTTCCACAACCCGCTGCATCCATACACCCAGATGCTCCTGGAGAGCGTTCCCGATTTGAACGTCAAGTGGGAGTTCAGGGGAATCGAGCCAGAGAAGGAGGAGCGCGGCATCTACGAGATAGCCGGCTGTCGCTACGCGCCGAGGTGTCCGAAGGCCAAGGACGTTTGTTTCAAGGTTCGCCCCGAGCTCCGCGAGGTTGAGAAGAACCACTGGGTTGCCTGTCATCTCTACGGGGGTGGTTGA
- the glmD gene encoding glucosamine-6-phosphate deaminase, with the protein MHATLREIRKTPEGILVAQNAFEDFVTSHDFRLPREIVYTGCGSSHFLSQPLAMATTRLGGRGFSAPCSELLYSREWYPVGNPELLVAISRSGETTEAIKALGALNVPRFALTAYESTLSRRADYALIVPAHEESVVMTHSFTAFYFAFLQLLLRSYGWETYDAELVSELTKEILRSEDYIREIVSDLDFRNVIFLGSGILYPVALEAMLKMKEMALFWSEAYQTFEVRHGFKSIADEGTLIVLLVDEPFDWHEKLTEEFQGQKARVLTIGRRDTGADYFIEVPELSPPANVVLYLPVIQLLAYYKAVGRGLNPDRPRFLSKVVKW; encoded by the coding sequence ATGCACGCGACTCTGAGGGAGATAAGGAAAACCCCGGAGGGAATACTCGTCGCCCAGAATGCCTTCGAGGACTTCGTAACATCTCACGACTTCCGGTTACCGAGGGAGATAGTTTACACTGGTTGCGGCAGTTCACACTTCCTGTCGCAGCCGCTGGCCATGGCAACCACCCGCCTCGGGGGCAGGGGGTTCAGTGCCCCCTGCTCCGAACTTCTGTATTCGCGTGAATGGTATCCGGTAGGAAACCCCGAACTTCTCGTTGCCATATCACGCTCCGGCGAGACCACCGAGGCCATAAAAGCCCTCGGTGCCCTGAACGTTCCCAGGTTCGCCCTCACCGCCTACGAGAGCACCCTCTCAAGGAGAGCTGATTATGCCCTAATCGTCCCGGCCCACGAGGAGAGCGTCGTCATGACCCACTCCTTCACGGCCTTCTACTTCGCATTCCTGCAGCTTCTCCTCCGTTCGTACGGGTGGGAAACCTACGACGCGGAACTCGTCTCGGAGCTAACAAAGGAGATTCTAAGGAGCGAGGACTACATCAGGGAAATCGTCAGCGACTTAGACTTCAGAAACGTCATCTTCCTCGGCTCGGGGATACTCTATCCGGTGGCCCTTGAGGCCATGCTGAAGATGAAGGAGATGGCCCTCTTCTGGAGCGAGGCTTATCAGACCTTTGAGGTCAGGCACGGCTTCAAGTCCATAGCAGACGAAGGAACCCTCATAGTTCTGCTCGTGGACGAGCCCTTTGACTGGCACGAAAAGCTCACGGAGGAATTCCAGGGGCAAAAAGCGAGGGTTCTCACCATTGGAAGGCGCGACACCGGGGCAGACTACTTTATCGAGGTTCCGGAGCTGAGCCCACCGGCCAACGTGGTTCTCTACCTGCCGGTTATCCAGCTCCTCGCCTACTACAAGGCCGTTGGGCGCGGACTCAACCCGGACAGGCCGAGGTTTCTGAGCAAGGTGGTGAAGTGGTGA